The Oceanispirochaeta sp. genome includes a region encoding these proteins:
- a CDS encoding carbohydrate ABC transporter permease has translation MDNKTKKLYKNRMKSLEFHLLAVILGFIMLYPVLWMVSNSFKTTQEIFSQNSFSLIPEKLLLENYRRGWRYNGSTTFTTFFKNSFIYTGFATFGAVLTSSLIAFGFARIKFIGRNFWYTCMFLTLMIPFQVVMIPQFIIFYKLGWVNTFLPLIVPMFGGVPFFIFLMVQFIRQIPVDLDNSAKIDGCSKFMIYSRIIFPLIKPALITATIFSFYWRWDDFIGPLLFLNKPKLFTVSLALRMFADPQTSTDWSAIFAMGTLSLFPVIIIFLIFQKYIVQGLVTTGLK, from the coding sequence ATGGACAACAAAACAAAAAAACTATACAAAAACCGCATGAAGAGTCTGGAGTTCCATTTACTGGCAGTTATATTAGGGTTCATTATGCTATACCCTGTGTTATGGATGGTTTCCAATTCATTCAAGACAACTCAGGAGATATTCAGTCAAAATTCATTTTCTCTGATACCGGAAAAATTACTCCTGGAGAATTACCGCCGGGGATGGCGATATAATGGATCAACCACCTTTACAACATTCTTTAAAAACTCATTTATATACACGGGATTTGCGACTTTCGGAGCGGTTCTGACATCCTCTCTGATTGCCTTCGGCTTTGCCCGTATTAAATTTATAGGCAGAAACTTCTGGTATACCTGCATGTTCCTGACACTGATGATTCCCTTTCAGGTTGTAATGATACCGCAGTTCATTATTTTTTATAAACTGGGTTGGGTTAATACATTTCTGCCTCTGATTGTTCCCATGTTCGGAGGTGTTCCCTTCTTCATATTTCTAATGGTTCAGTTTATAAGGCAGATTCCAGTGGATCTCGATAATTCGGCAAAGATCGACGGATGCAGTAAGTTTATGATTTATTCGAGAATTATTTTCCCCCTTATAAAGCCTGCATTGATCACTGCAACAATTTTCAGTTTTTACTGGCGCTGGGATGATTTCATCGGACCTCTTCTCTTTTTAAACAAACCAAAACTTTTTACGGTTTCACTGGCTCTGCGCATGTTTGCCGACCCGCAAACCTCTACGGACTGGTCGGCTATTTTTGCCATGGGGACTTTATCTCTTTTTCCAGTAATTATTATATTTCTCATCTTTCAGAAATATATTGTACAGGGACTGGTAACAACAGGTTTGAAATAA
- a CDS encoding glycoside hydrolase family 88 protein, producing MLKIEYDREKIIEIIDAVVKKTMSMDLTWEWPCGVAFYGVADAYYKTGNNDYIDMLKQWTDEYLNLGLPDFTVNTCAMGHMLITLHEATGDEKYWKVAMEKVLYLRESALRFGENVLQHTVSSDNDFPEQAWADTLFMAAFFLLRVGVKLGDKEIINDALDQYEWHIRFLQNKEAGLWYHGYSHKEQNNMSGFFWGRANAWAAYTMSRMKILLKDWYLYPQCMNIECSLRDQLSAIKYLQTEKGLWRTVLDDEQSYEEISASCGIAAAMINNKNPLHSKYVQKALTGILENISNDGRVLNVSAGTAVMNDREGYFNVPKEWIQGWGQGLALAFLADLLD from the coding sequence TTGTTGAAAATAGAATATGACCGCGAGAAAATTATAGAAATTATTGATGCTGTTGTGAAGAAAACCATGTCTATGGACCTGACCTGGGAATGGCCCTGCGGTGTTGCCTTTTACGGTGTAGCAGATGCCTATTACAAGACAGGTAACAATGATTATATTGATATGCTGAAGCAGTGGACCGATGAATATCTGAATCTGGGGTTGCCTGATTTTACGGTTAATACCTGTGCAATGGGGCATATGCTCATCACCCTTCATGAAGCGACGGGGGATGAAAAGTACTGGAAGGTCGCCATGGAAAAAGTGCTGTACCTGAGAGAGAGTGCATTGCGCTTTGGTGAAAATGTGCTTCAGCATACCGTTTCCTCTGACAATGATTTTCCAGAGCAGGCCTGGGCAGATACTCTTTTTATGGCAGCCTTTTTCCTTCTGCGCGTTGGTGTTAAGCTCGGTGATAAGGAAATCATCAATGATGCCCTGGATCAGTATGAGTGGCATATCCGGTTTCTTCAGAACAAGGAGGCCGGCCTTTGGTATCACGGCTATAGTCACAAAGAACAAAATAATATGTCCGGTTTTTTCTGGGGTAGAGCCAATGCCTGGGCTGCATATACCATGTCCAGAATGAAAATCCTCCTCAAAGATTGGTACCTCTATCCCCAGTGCATGAACATCGAGTGCTCCCTTCGGGATCAGCTCTCAGCTATTAAATATTTACAGACGGAAAAAGGCTTATGGCGGACAGTTCTCGATGATGAGCAGTCTTATGAGGAAATCTCCGCCTCTTGTGGAATTGCAGCGGCCATGATTAACAACAAGAATCCCCTCCATTCAAAATATGTTCAGAAAGCCCTGACAGGCATCCTCGAAAATATAAGCAATGATGGCCGTGTTCTCAATGTTTCAGCGGGAACAGCAGTAATGAATGACCGGGAGGGGTATTTCAATGTCCCGAAAGAATGGATTCAGGGATGGGGTCAGGGATTGGCATTGGCTTTTCTCGCAGACCTGTTGGACTAA